The sequence GCTTTCTTCCTTTGTTAACAGTATCGAAGCTAAGGATAGTAAGATACATCTTAATGATATGGTAACAAAGgtcatgcatatgtatatatatctggtCAAGAGTAGATAACTCTCGGTATAAAAGTAAAGAAAGAGGAGAGAATATAGCATAACATCGAGCTGCTTTCTGGATCACTGTGCAAAATCGTCAATGATCACATGGATATTTAGATGAGATGTGGACAAGAGGATGATGACACTTGTTTTGACGGTGTGTATGGGGTAGCAAAGAAGTTGGTGCAGCCAACACCCAAAATCTCCACCATCTCTCTCATCTTCAACAACAACGCCCCTTCTTTGAAGACATTCTTCCCGGCTGACGCATTTCCTCCCACCCAGCAAACTTATACGGCCACCACCACCGCACATACGAAGCCTCACGCATCGTATACAAAGGATCAGAAGTTGCAGAGTGCGTGCGCATGGAGGAGAGAAGGTTTGTTCCACCCCGAGGTTACCCAAAGCAAAAGCAGCTCCTTTAATAAAGATTTTGGAGACCAACTAAACCTACAAAACAATACACACCTACTGGCGGTGGCATCACTGGCTACAAAGAGCAAACGCAAGAGGACAGGAGAAGAAAGGTCTTCCTCCCTtcctccttttctctctctctctctctctctctctctctttcctttctGCTGCATGGTTCTTTTTTCTCTGGACTTGCATCACTTGGTGTGAGCAACAAGTTAAGCAATATGATGTTAAATCCCACATCAGAGGAAAGCCTACCGACTCACTTCCTCAGCTAAGCTAGTGTGTCTGATACTTTTAGGGTTGCTTCCACAATTAGGGTTCCTTGTCGAATGGACCATATGCATCCTGAGGTAAAGCAAATAACAAAAACGCATGCATCTACAATCGACATCGGATTGGCTATATCACCTCTCCGATGATGGATATGTACAAACACTAATCATCTGATTCTAATCATGTCTCTCGGTTTTCGAGCACTACACAACACGCGGCAACTGCTCATGTAAATTGCCTTCAACTTTGTCTGCAAAGTTGAGACCAATACAGGATTTACGGAGAGAAGATAGAAGAGCGCAAATAGCGGTCGAGTCTTACGATACTTTGCGAGATCAATGCCATTTGCTTCCGATCTAGTGCTCCATGGTAATACTACTAATACAAATTGCGACTGTGTCTTACCAGTTCATCATTTGATGGACAATAAAAGGAGGAGGACTACTAGAATGCCACACACGTGAATGGTATCTCAGTTGTTGTTTAGATCAACCTTGTAAACTAATGAGTTGTAGGACAGTAATAGTCAGATGTCTTAGATGTAGGGTCCTGCAGATCTAATGCTGAGTTCATCATATCTTTCCCATTTCAATGAAAGTAACAGGCAGATGTCTTTGTTGTTTTCGAGCTCTCTTTCTTTAAGAGAAGTTGAAACTTCATGGCCAAGTGGTTATGATTTGAGACCATCACTGTCCTAATTACTAATGCATTATGATGTACAGAATGAGGATTGTGATAGTAGAAGATACAGTAAATGGGAAGGAATCAACAAGCCTGAGGTGAACAAAAGAAGACATGAAGGTTTTGTAGGATGTTTCTGTGATGAGATTGCTGACAAGGTAGACCACTTTAGGACAACACTATAAGCAGCATCAGAGGATTCTTACCTTCAGCACTTTCCTATTGCTACTTCACTTAATGTGTCAGGATTTTTTGCATTGCCAAGATCTGTGAGCTGCTTTATCTCTTCTTTCTCATCTTACACTATGATCCTATACTCGGTGCTGACAAAAGATTGAAACTGATTCATCTCGGACGATGCAAGTCCACAGATCATGTCAAAGTTATCCCCTGTGTGTCTAAGGTTCAGCATAGAGTTGTTTTCATGCCTTGCTAAATTTATCTTATTAATTTTTTCTTAAAtgcaaaatagaaaatatttggaagTAGAAAGAAAATGTGTTGTCCTCATGTCACTCATTCGAGGGGCTGACTCTGACTATTCGATGAGATCCAACCTGAATCAATTGTCCTAATCATGCATTTTATATGACAGTACAAGAGTCATGTAAGGGACATGAGGGGATTACTGTTTTATATGACCACATATGGAAATTGATTCCTTCAAATGAATAATGCAAGGACAATGGCAGGTTAGTGGCAACTGATTCACATATGTCAAGTACAGTAAGTGGTGTTTAGACATTACATTGATGTcataaaggagaagaagaagaagaagtagttgGTAAGCATGAGCTGCAAAAATGAAGAGAAGCATTAGCTTTCAACCACAAAACCATGTAAACTTGCAGTGCATGAATGAGACTGAATGTGATAGCTTTCAAGAAGGCTGTCATCATCTCTCTATTGAGACATTCGGGTTAGTTAGCATATCATTGTACAAGTAAAGTTTCATGTTTAAATCTATGAACAACGTGCATTTgatgtaatatttaaaaaaaaaaaaaaaagaaatgtacaACCTCATCGCGACTTAGTTTCCCCGAAAAAAATTGAGCAATACATCCCAACATACAGATCAGTTTAATAATTTACCTACAAAATTGTTCTTAAATGCTATGTTATGTTGTGTATATGAATGATGTATTTAAATATCTAAAAGGATATCTATAATCAATATTAACTAATATATGTTAGAATTCAGAAAGGTAAATATGATATTTCCAAACTTCAAAGGGCAGACGTGTCaaacttttttgtttttggaGAAAGAATTGAAGTTGGCAGTCAAACCTACACTTGACTTTCCACATATTTCTTCCCCTCTCTTTGACATGACTTTTATCTGCCTCATTCCCACGAGCAGGAAGGAGTTGAACTACCTCCACATTAACACCGCATCGAGTTAAAATTGTTGACGACAGTGTTAGCTTTGACAGGCGGAGACCAGCCTAAATCGGAATTTATATCTCAAGCATGAAAAAGCTCGAATCTGTCACATCGTCATCTTTAATTCGACACCCATCGAATATAATGTTAACTCGATCCATCGATCGAACGGATGATCAGCAGCATGATGATGTTAACAAAAACGTCTGATGATGTTGAAGTAATGCTTCACACCTGTTTGAATGTTTCTGTTAACTCAGGTGATCAACACAACGATGCTAACCACAATGCTTAACGATTTAAGTGACTCATCATGTTCGACAATCtcataaaatcattttcatacCATAGATTAACTCTCCATTCAATCCGATTCCTGTAATAAAAAGTTCTACTAGGCCCTTGTAGTTTTTGCAAGATTCTTTATCGATCCCAATCAAACCGCGACGTCAAACTTACGACAACCAACCAAAATTTACCTGAATAAATATCACGTCGTCGTCGACCACCACGATGTATCATCGATATCACGGAATAAATGACCATAATAGAGAAACAAGCCATGCTAGGAACCTTTGGGCCCTTTGCTCTTTGTTTTGGCTCAATTTCCACCACATCCCAATCAACAAGggaatcaacaacgaatgaaacgatGACATAATCTAGTCCAGCCATTTATTTGTCCAAGCTGGTCAACCTTAATTCCAAAGACATGAAGAAGTTCCCAGTACAACAGGTTTCACATGGGCTTCCAAACGAGCATGAATCAGAGGCATTCTTCAACCAGAAAACATAATTCGATGCTAGCAAACTTAACCTACATCAAAGCTACTTGAACAGTTCAACAAGAAATCCCACTCTTTTGGTTGATAATAAAGTTGTGGTTGTTCTCTTCACTTTTGCCGCCATCGCTCTATTAGTTCCTGGATACCTGAACTTGAGCAACTCGAGGTAGCAGTAGCTGTGGTTCACGCTGAATGATTTCTCTATGAAAAAGCATgccacaaaagaagaaaaaaatcttaAACAATTATACAGACAAAAGAATATGGATCAGAATCTGTGGAGTTGATTACTTACCTGCAAAATCACAGCTGATCATGaaagattcagttaataggatgaTATTGATCAGAAACTCGTTTCGGGGGCAGCTTccgaagaataaaaagaacaagaGCTGATGGGAAAATCTCAACCAACTGGAAGATTTTTAGAGCAGATTGTGATTAACGTCAAGAACTAAATAACGATGGTTAATAATAAACGTGACCGATGATCACTCATACAACAATAAATACTTGCATTCTTTATTGAACAAAAAGTgtgaaagaaataaaagaaaggcAATTTACCATATAATAGATGAAATTTAAAATAGGATGATCCATGACATCAAGGTCAGCATCGTTGTCAAAGGCAGAGAGAGCAACCTGGCCAATTCAATAAGCTATCAGTGCATATATACCGTAAAATATATTGTCCAGATGAAGATTTTGTGGCTGCAGGGACCCCAATCAGATCAGATTTAGGATAAAAGTCAGAATCTGAATGCCCACTGTCCTCTAGTGACCCAATTCTTATCTTGGATGTGAATCCATATATATTGAGCTTTTCCAAGCATTCTATATTAACAACGCAACTTTTGCATGCATCAAAAGGGGCAGAAAAattgaaaaaacaaaaacaatttcTTACCACAAAGCACCGTATCAAGAAACATGTGCAGCATATTGCTGTAACTGAACCAACCTGCCAATGATGTGGATTTCAACAATCAATTTAACAGCCGACATTTTCCAAATCATAAGCTATTCCAACAAATTAACCGAGGAAACAACTGGATTTCAGTTTTGTTAATTGCATAAAGTGCTTAACATAGCTCAAAAAATAAGAGGAGCCCAATTTGGTGTAGGAGAGGGAGGAAGCAACTATCCAGCTCAAAAAGGGGAAATTTGGGGTGTTGCTTATTGGAAAACTAGTAGCAAAGACCTTTCCAAGCTGGTCCAAGTCAAATTGAGACAAGAGAGGACTCATCACAACACCCAAGTCCTAATGCTAGTGTTTGCTGAGATTTACAATTTTCTAAAactatttcaaataaaatttttatccTCATTTTACATTTTACTTGGTTTCTCAAGTCATTATAAGGACATTACTAAGTTGAACAAGTAGTTCTCCAGTTAAGATTtccatttttaatattttaattcatcACTTTCAGTGAGTTTTGTGAAGTGACAAAATCATTTCTTCTCTCTCAAGACACATATATAAGTGAGCTATGTAAGCTCAATGCCTGGTTGGTGgttgttattatatatatatatatatatatatatatatatgaaatacaaTTTAGCTAAGTATCTTTTTTCCTCCCTCTTATTCTTTTGCAGGAACTACAATCCCTCAACTGTTTGGTAGGAAGAGAACCATCCTATCAACTTCTTAACCATTCGTAAGAACTTCAAGAATGgataatcaatgaaatgttatagtggtctccttaaaagaaaaaaaaaagaactaaagATTACAGTCAGTATATTTTACAGATAGCCCACAGCACACTTCCAGAGCAAGACACTCGCAGAGAAAAGGGTGGCACGTTATCAAATTCCTTCCAGCAAATCAAAAAGTAAAACTAAATCTTATAACATATCGATTGTCAAATGCTTAAATCTGTTTTCCTTCCTTTCATTTGCTTCTCCATAACATCAAGTGATCAGATGTCCCAGAAATGGTGTGCTAGTAACAAGCAAACTACCATTGAAACTTGAAGAAATAGAGTTCAGTGATGCCACCAAATAGGGCAGGCAAGCAAACAATAGATCAGCTTCCAAATTAGGTATAGTGAAAATAGTTTGGCTTAGTATAATTGCCAAGAGCTGCTATGAAAGATTCAAAAGCCAGACTGTCAAATTCCTATCATATGACTGAAATATTAGCGATCGTGAAAGAAAAATTGGTCATCAGAGATTATATTTTTAAGATACCTCATTCAGCTTTTTTCGACGACCCTTGGACTCAATTGGGAAGCGTCTCAGCATGAAAAATAGCCTTTAATGAGAAGAAAACTATATAAGACATACATAAGAAAAAAGATATGAAAACTTTTGTTATTTCTGTAGCAACTATATGTCAATAAGAATAATTACCTTCCACCATAAATTAAAAATCCCAGAGCAGCAAAGAAGGAAATGACTGTAAAACATAAAACATCCAACAAAATACAATAATTTCAGTATATGAATGACTGAATAatcatttgaaaaataaattttgattacaAATTTTCCCTGTGAGAAGGTATTTAATTCAAAATAGCAACCAATACCCACATCGATAATGATAGTAAACAATGATTGACCTTTGACAGCACATAGGATTGTATAACTAAAACTATCCCATTTATAGACCTGATAAGAAGAGTTTAGCAACTTCTGTAGCAACTGGCTTAGGACTTATTTGTGCATAGGCCCATATGCAAATCTGCAATTCACAAGCCAAAGTAACTTTATGCAAACTTATAGACTCAAGAATTATTTTTAGTTTTGTTAGCTTACCTGTATCAGATATACAACACCATTTATTATTAGATATGCTGGTCTAAGCTTAACAATTGGAAGGCTTCTAGCCTGCATATGTCAAATATAGGTAAAAGCTATGGGTTTTGACAAATGATTATTATAAGAGTGATCAAACCAGAAGAATATCAGTACCTGATAATATATCTCTGCCCAAAACAGAACAAGTAAAGTGTATGTTGAAAAAAACAACAGTCCGGGAaggtctagaagtgccatttccaAAGCCTGAACTAGTAAGATTATCACACTGTTAGAAAATGTATATAAAAGGACAAGTCTAAGATAAAAGATGGAAACCAAAATCAATAAGGTAACCATGATTATTGTCTTGGTTGATATCCAACAAAATTATTTAccgcaaatcaatttatattcaATAAAAGCATCACTACTAACATGTTTCCGTTCTTTTTAGTTAAATCTGACCATGTATAATTGCAGAACAATGAATCCTGCTTCCAAAAACAGTAACAAAATATCCTTTACCGTTTCAGTTAGCATGTAACTCAAACAATATATGATGGTTACAAAATTTTCTATGTAGCAAGAAAATTCCTATGCACTGTAACCATGTTTAGCTACATGAATACATACTAATTACACAATGTTACAAACATCATTGCCCCGGACATCAAATCATACAATAGCTACAATATTTGATTGCTAACCACATATAACAACAGATTGTTGGAAAAATTTGTCAAACCAAGCTACATGTAGTAATGCAAAGAAAAAAATTTAGCTGAACATAACTCATTTTAGTAGCACCATATCCACAAAAGAAACAGCCTACCTTTGATTTGATaagaaacacatcatgatataaaCCAAACAGAACCGCACGCACTGCAAATTCATGTGATAGTTAATGCAGAGAAGAACATTTAAATGGAAGAAATTTAGTCCAAAGCATCCAAAACTTGACATACGTCCATTCACCACAACATTCATCAGGTGGAAAAGTTTCTGCGTCGTCCAGCCATACTCTGGTACTCTGAGCTGAATCCTAATCAGTTGTGCCTGACGAGACAAAAAGTCATAGCTAAGGTTACAAAAGCTGAACATAACTAAGCAGGTTCAAATGCAGTAATCCAGCTAGAGTGTGACAGAAAATGATGCAACAAGCACAGTAAGTTGTAAATAATCCGCTAGACGTCAACAGATTTTACACTGTTTTTCTGCTGATGGACAGGAATTTAAACAAACATGTAGCCGACAACAGACATTCAAATTTCGAACTTGACAATGATCATAAAGTTTCATTGTTTCGCTATGTCCCGAACAGCGACAATCATGCCCAAACAAGAAGGTATCATCGTTGGTAGCAAGAAGCGATCTTTTCATAACGAGGAACCAAGAAGCCTTAGGCAGGCAACATTCGCATCTGTGTCGATGTGAATCACATTCTCGCCCCCTCGATTAACGAAGAAAATGCCGATGCATCTCCGCGTGTCCCACCAAAAAAGGGTAAACaacaaggggaaagaaaatgtgaTTCGCACCAGAGCGACGACGGAGACGAGGGCGTAGGAGGCGCAGAGGGCGCAGAAGATCCCTCGCTGCCACTTCTCCGACCCGTCGATCTCGTCCCACCATGCTATGGCGTCCGCCACCGTGCCCTCTCCGGCGAAGTACCCCACGGCCGTTCCCCACCGCAGCGCCGCCATCAAGGAGGCCAAATGAGAGTCTGGTCTTTCTTCCTCGAGTTCCCTCTCGGCTCTCGCCCTCGTCCTCACCGCACTACAACCATGAGATCCGAGAAAATGGGGTAGACGTGGGGACAAAAGGGAGCGGCACCGAGGCGGCCGACGCGACTCACGTGGCGGCCGTAGGTATCATCGGGCCCGCGTTGGTGGTTCCGCCACCGAAACCCTGTCAGCGTGTTGGCCTTTTCGTTCGTGTGCGACTCGGTCGAGTCGGACTCGACCACGACAACATATCCAACTCGACTCCATCTCTTCTTGCGTGGCGTCTTACCCGCCTTCTGATTGGAGGCACAGGTGGAGCCGCCTGTTGTCTCCAGACCGCAATGGAACCCGCGTAAGACTCAGTGGTATGCTCTAAACgtgcgtgtgtatatatatatataatatcttttatGCCGTCCTTGGGTTTAGTTCTTAACGTTCAACCGTAATAATGTTAACTATCTTCTTGTATGTTTCAATTAGCTGTCAAACTTTGGTATACCAATTAATAATCGAAGGTTAAGATTAAATATGGTATCTAAATGTGACTCTAAGTGTAACTTGATTTATAATTGAGattaattcttatatatatatatatatattatcttttaattttttttttgaacggcTCATCCAATTACATTTTTCTTAAAGaaacaataatatatttttttatatttaaaatatttatttaattatgataGTATCTCAAATTCACTTATCTTTTGTTAAAAAAAACATCTCGAAAACAAAACTATCTCTTGAAACTATAGGCCATGGAAGCATCAGGCGATGTAGTTGGCCTTTGGTTCCTTTCTTTGGTGCCTTCCTACGTGAAGCTCTATACAACGGGAAGGGAACTCCAACATCCAACGATGAGCAGTCCACATATGCCACTTCCAACGCAATCTGCACCTGCCATGTATAGGGTTTCAAGTGAAGCGTtcgtctccttcttttcttccttgtcCTTCAGAAGCACTACGGAAGATGGCTAGCAATCCATGACATCATGGTGGGGTTGGGCTCACATAAGCTTGCAGATTACCCCAAGGAAGAGAAGATAAGATTATGTACGAATGCAGATGAACTCCGATCGTCTTCCAAGATCCAGAAGCCTAAACACTAGCTAACGTACGTGAACCACGTGAAACGAATAGAAGAGTTGTTTGACCGAGAATATATGCTGGTTGGTCGCTTCCGCGTCGGGGAGATGAAGATGACaagtcgaggaagaggaagatcaCAGGATCTAGTGGGTCACATCATCTCTAACACGCACGATTCGGTGACGTAGTAGAATCTTCTAATCGTTCATGGCATCATCGATGTCGTCTTTTCACGATAGGTTACTGTCACAAGCTTGAGAAAGAATCGTACAGAAGGACACATGGAATGAGTTGAATTGGATTAGAACTCTACGACAATGCCTCTTTGCTTTTAGcacacatcaaagggagaagcATTTGGTGTGCAGATCAGCCTCCTCTTAGAGGGATGAGATGATTCAACACTCATCTCGCATTAACTGCAAGAAACAGTCGATGGTTTTTTAATGGACTCACAGCGTACATGAATGCGTGAAAGAGAAATGCACTGGTTTTCTACTGCGTGCAGTTTCCTTTGTTCGGCTGCCCACAGGAATGCAATTGCAAGATATATGCATACGCTGGAAGGAGAGATTATAGATCAAAGTGACAATAAAGAGAAGCACGGGAAAAGTTCTTTTTGGTGTGTTCAACACAGAAAGTCCTTTTCCTTATCCTGTCAAAAACTTTCAcaatttatcataaaatcttaGGTTTGAATCTCGCTTGCATCACAATATCTTTCGCTTTCGAACTGAATATGGACAAGTGACATAAATTACCACTAGATAGAACGATCTCTTGAGAATATAATATAACAAAAAGTTGATTATGAAGGCATCATTACAATGTGATAAATATCGAGATCGAGTCATCGAAGACAAACTAAGTAAGCTGAGATAATGAGAGAAACAAAAGTACTGGCAATGATGAGTACCAACTAAAGAGAGAGCTTTTCCTTGGAAGGAGACACGGACTCACATGTGCAGAGTGACCAAATGAATCCCGGTTTTGATAAGCTGGTAAATGGATCGACACGTTACTTAGGAGATGCGAAGCGGTCAAGGCATTCGCGAGCTGTTCGCCGGCAGGTCTTCTTTTGGATTGTTGGACGTGCATGAACTAGAAAAGATCGGAGTTTGAAGGGTGCAAGAAACGCGCGTAGGACAATTAATTACGTCAACTAAAAGTAACGTTATGGGAATTGCATGAGCCATGCAACAATTTGGGATCGTCAAACATGCTAGCAAAAACTGGTACTTTCCTCTGCAAATAATATGAGTGGATCGAATCTGTACACTCGAGCTAAAGACGCTGGTGATTTCTCTAACGATTACCTGAGATGCTATCAAGAATTTGCTCGCTGAAAACATGTTAATCTCAGACGAAATAGATGTTGTGATTGTATGTTTTAACTGTAGAAATACAGAACACATGCAACAATCCCACCCATTCTTTCCCACAGGGTTTTTATAagcgtatatatatgtatatacaatctATTATCTCTTTCGTAATATATGGTAATCAACGACATTATCTCCTTTCTCTGCATGCAGCACGGAACAGTTTGCCTTCTTCTAGCTTCGATGGAGTCAGAAAGAAAGCGAAAGGCCTTCGGCTTTGCTTGGGAGCATATTGAATCTATAAACAGCTAATGAACATTAATCGGCGAAGACTCTCCGAATGGATGATGCAACCATTTTAACCCACGAAACCAATAACTCCTTCGGCTTCTTCTTGTCATCATCCATCTGTTCGTCATCTTCACCGTCTCTTCCTTCGTTGGCAGCCAAGAGATATGGAGGATAATCTTCATCCAACGAGTCGAAATCTATAGCACAATCAACGTAGTCTGCGCCTGCCATGGCTAGAGCTTCAAGTGAAACACCCATCTTCTTCTCCGTCTTTTTCTTCTCACCTCCTTCTGAGCTCTTTATCCTACCACTCCACAGGTATATATAGCAAGAGGTCACCTACACAGCCAGTCAGAATGATCTGATCTGATGCGAGTAGAAGATAATTAATGGGTGCATGTGTGAACTCGG comes from Musa acuminata AAA Group cultivar baxijiao chromosome BXJ3-3, Cavendish_Baxijiao_AAA, whole genome shotgun sequence and encodes:
- the LOC103977496 gene encoding tobamovirus multiplication protein 1, whose amino-acid sequence is MAALRWGTAVGYFAGEGTVADAIAWWDEIDGSEKWQRGIFCALCASYALVSVVALAQLIRIQLRVPEYGWTTQKLFHLMNVVVNGLRAVLFGLYHDVFLIKSKALEMALLDLPGLLFFSTYTLLVLFWAEIYYQARSLPIVKLRPAYLIINGVVYLIQICIWAYAQISPKPVATEVAKLFLSVISFFAALGFLIYGGRLFFMLRRFPIESKGRRKKLNEVGSVTAICCTCFLIRCFVVALSAFDNDADLDVMDHPILNFIYYMLVEIFPSALVLFILRKLPPKRVSDQYHPIN